In Oreochromis niloticus isolate F11D_XX linkage group LG5, O_niloticus_UMD_NMBU, whole genome shotgun sequence, a single window of DNA contains:
- the LOC112846898 gene encoding jeltraxin isoform X1, which translates to MSRLETIHSAGIGYRCDGVSVCLRYMTDTVQPNFPLFTLSPGISPLSLQGSFDTFMLSYYDSFSVNLQPIVHLWPDIKQDIWTSVCLTVDTSKSVVQMFSGGYMSPRKVMPYQYVWSGEPVISFPGFDGQLTDVQVWDYPLRYRDIIYYMSRSYYGS; encoded by the exons atGTCCAGGTTAGAAACGATCCACTCAGCTGGGATCGGCTACAGGTGTGACG GTGTGTCGGTGTGTCTGCGTTACATGACTGACACTGTGCAGCCAAACTTCCCACTCTTCACTCTCAGTCCAGGCATATCCCCTCTGAGTCTGCAGGGTAGCTTTGACACGTTCATGCTGTCCTATTATGATTCCTTCAGTGTGAACCTGCAGCCCATTGTGCACTTATGGCCGGACATTAAGCAGGACATCTGGACCAGTGTCTGCCTCACTGTGGACACCAGTAAGAGTGTGGTTCAGATGTTCAGTGGCGGGTATATGAGCCCCAGGAAGGTAATGCCTTATCAG TATGTGTGGTCAGGCGAGCCTGTGATTAGTTTCCCAGGCTTTGATGGTCAGCTGACAGACGTCCAGGTGTGGGACTATCCTCTGCGATATAGAGACATCATCTACTACATGAGCAGAAGTTATTACGG gTCTTAA
- the LOC112846898 gene encoding jeltraxin isoform X2, producing MSRLETIHSAGIGYRCDGVSVCLRYMTDTVQPNFPLFTLSPGISPLSLQGSFDTFMLSYYDSFSVNLQPIVHLWPDIKQDIWTSVCLTVDTSKSVVQMFSGGYMSPRKYVWSGEPVISFPGFDGQLTDVQVWDYPLRYRDIIYYMSRSYYGS from the exons atGTCCAGGTTAGAAACGATCCACTCAGCTGGGATCGGCTACAGGTGTGACG GTGTGTCGGTGTGTCTGCGTTACATGACTGACACTGTGCAGCCAAACTTCCCACTCTTCACTCTCAGTCCAGGCATATCCCCTCTGAGTCTGCAGGGTAGCTTTGACACGTTCATGCTGTCCTATTATGATTCCTTCAGTGTGAACCTGCAGCCCATTGTGCACTTATGGCCGGACATTAAGCAGGACATCTGGACCAGTGTCTGCCTCACTGTGGACACCAGTAAGAGTGTGGTTCAGATGTTCAGTGGCGGGTATATGAGCCCCAGGAAG TATGTGTGGTCAGGCGAGCCTGTGATTAGTTTCCCAGGCTTTGATGGTCAGCTGACAGACGTCCAGGTGTGGGACTATCCTCTGCGATATAGAGACATCATCTACTACATGAGCAGAAGTTATTACGG gTCTTAA
- the LOC112846898 gene encoding jeltraxin isoform X4, translating into MTDTVQPNFPLFTLSPGISPLSLQGSFDTFMLSYYDSFSVNLQPIVHLWPDIKQDIWTSVCLTVDTSKSVVQMFSGGYMSPRKVMPYQYVWSGEPVISFPGFDGQLTDVQVWDYPLRYRDIIYYMSRSYYGS; encoded by the exons ATGACTGACACTGTGCAGCCAAACTTCCCACTCTTCACTCTCAGTCCAGGCATATCCCCTCTGAGTCTGCAGGGTAGCTTTGACACGTTCATGCTGTCCTATTATGATTCCTTCAGTGTGAACCTGCAGCCCATTGTGCACTTATGGCCGGACATTAAGCAGGACATCTGGACCAGTGTCTGCCTCACTGTGGACACCAGTAAGAGTGTGGTTCAGATGTTCAGTGGCGGGTATATGAGCCCCAGGAAGGTAATGCCTTATCAG TATGTGTGGTCAGGCGAGCCTGTGATTAGTTTCCCAGGCTTTGATGGTCAGCTGACAGACGTCCAGGTGTGGGACTATCCTCTGCGATATAGAGACATCATCTACTACATGAGCAGAAGTTATTACGG gTCTTAA
- the LOC112846898 gene encoding jeltraxin isoform X3 gives MHSVSVCLRYMTDTVQPNFPLFTLSPGISPLSLQGSFDTFMLSYYDSFSVNLQPIVHLWPDIKQDIWTSVCLTVDTSKSVVQMFSGGYMSPRKVMPYQYVWSGEPVISFPGFDGQLTDVQVWDYPLRYRDIIYYMSRSYYGS, from the exons atgcaca GTGTGTCGGTGTGTCTGCGTTACATGACTGACACTGTGCAGCCAAACTTCCCACTCTTCACTCTCAGTCCAGGCATATCCCCTCTGAGTCTGCAGGGTAGCTTTGACACGTTCATGCTGTCCTATTATGATTCCTTCAGTGTGAACCTGCAGCCCATTGTGCACTTATGGCCGGACATTAAGCAGGACATCTGGACCAGTGTCTGCCTCACTGTGGACACCAGTAAGAGTGTGGTTCAGATGTTCAGTGGCGGGTATATGAGCCCCAGGAAGGTAATGCCTTATCAG TATGTGTGGTCAGGCGAGCCTGTGATTAGTTTCCCAGGCTTTGATGGTCAGCTGACAGACGTCCAGGTGTGGGACTATCCTCTGCGATATAGAGACATCATCTACTACATGAGCAGAAGTTATTACGG gTCTTAA